TTCCGCCTGGCAATATCTTCAATATGATGCAAGCCCCCGGACTCTCTTTCAGCCAGATCAATCAAAGCCAGAATGGCATATTCACTTTTTGCGGATAATTTCATAATTCTCTACTATTCTTATCGTTATAATACGGATTAAATGTTTTCACAGCAAGTTTTTTTACTTTTTTGCCGGAATCCCTGCAGTCAGACAGCAGGCATAGGAGACAAACCGCCCGTGATGACTGAACGAAAATCGTCCCGGTAAGACTTTGTGATTGATCCGGAGGACAGGAGCACCTGAATTTTCTTTATCCCACTTTATCGTCTTATCTCCATCCTTCCTGCCGGATGCCAACAACCGGCTTGTGGTAAATTCCCTTACTGCATCGGAAGGATTTTGATCGGGGCTGATCCATGTAACACCGCTACTTATCTGATGACGTGACAGAGAAGGAGAATACACGAGACTATGAATATATGGAGTATTTCCGGACATCCCTCCTTTCCCCATATCCGTTTTAACATTCAATAGAAAATCTCCAAAACACAAAACCTGTCTCCTTTCAAGAATCACTTCAAAAGAATTCCACCAACCGGACACGTCCGGTTTATATTGTTTACATGCTTTATAAGCTGATTCTTTAATACTCCAAATCATCCAGAGTTTTTCAATATATTCAGGACTATCCGGTGGGATAAGGTTCAGATAATTTCTTTCTGAAAGTGTACAGATGCGTTGTGGAAAACGTGGATGGAAATTCAGGGTATCCGGGTGACTCAAATCCACAAGGTCATTTCCCAGGACAAAAGGCACGTTATTCTTTCCGTTGCTCAAAATACACTTCTTCCATTTCTTTAATCTTTCGGATAATGGTCCGTGAAATGTCCCTTTCGGCCCGTCTGCCTTTCTGCACACTTTGTGGTGTAATCACTTTAAAATCAAAATAAAGGGTATC
Above is a window of Candidatus Neomarinimicrobiota bacterium DNA encoding:
- a CDS encoding 4-phosphopantetheinyl transferase family protein, which produces MPFVLGNDLVDLSHPDTLNFHPRFPQRICTLSERNYLNLIPPDSPEYIEKLWMIWSIKESAYKACKQYKPDVSGWWNSFEVILERRQVLCFGDFLLNVKTDMGKGGMSGNTPYIHSLVYSPSLSRHQISSGVTWISPDQNPSDAVREFTTSRLLASGRKDGDKTIKWDKENSGAPVLRINHKVLPGRFSFSHHGRFVSYACCLTAGIPAKK